From Streptomyces durmitorensis, a single genomic window includes:
- a CDS encoding maleylpyruvate isomerase family mycothiol-dependent enzyme: protein MKTAGTEIAEHLEVLDAEGKLLARAAEAAGTSAKVTTCPDWTVRDLLRHTGAVHRWAAAFVADGHTSPRPIGDAPDLDGAALLDWYRQAHGDLVATLRAAAPDVRCWAFLPAPNPLAFWARRQANETTIHRVDAESARGGAPSPIGTEFAADGIDELLRGFHARARSRVRTQEPRVLRVRATDAGADAVWTVHLSPEPPVTERGGDGPAECELSGPAEHLYLALWNRAPIPHVTGDTALSTLWSETSGV from the coding sequence ATGAAGACTGCCGGTACGGAGATCGCCGAACACCTTGAAGTCCTCGACGCGGAAGGCAAGTTGCTGGCCCGCGCAGCCGAAGCGGCCGGGACGAGCGCCAAGGTGACCACCTGCCCCGACTGGACCGTGCGCGATCTGCTGCGACACACGGGAGCGGTGCATCGCTGGGCGGCGGCGTTCGTCGCCGACGGGCACACCTCGCCGCGGCCCATCGGCGACGCGCCGGACCTGGACGGCGCGGCCCTGCTCGACTGGTACAGGCAGGCGCACGGCGACCTGGTCGCCACGCTGCGCGCCGCCGCGCCGGACGTGCGGTGCTGGGCGTTCCTGCCCGCTCCGAACCCCCTCGCGTTCTGGGCGCGGCGGCAGGCGAACGAGACGACGATCCACCGCGTGGACGCCGAGTCCGCGCGCGGGGGTGCGCCGTCGCCGATCGGTACGGAGTTCGCCGCTGACGGGATCGACGAGCTGCTCCGCGGGTTCCACGCGCGCGCCCGCAGCAGGGTGCGCACCCAGGAGCCCCGGGTCCTGCGCGTACGGGCGACGGACGCGGGCGCGGACGCCGTGTGGACCGTGCACCTGTCCCCGGAACCGCCCGTCACGGAGCGGGGCGGCGACGGTCCGGCCGAGTGTGAGCTTTCGGGGCCCGCCGAGCACCTCTACCTCGCGCTGTGGAACCGCGCGCCGATCCCGCACGTCACCGGCGACACCGCGCTGAGCACCCTGTGGAGCGAGACGTCGGGCGTGTGA
- a CDS encoding TetR/AcrR family transcriptional regulator — protein sequence MGRAVQGDEAITGSSAGRHHGNRHGRSAAARQAVLEAADDLLAEKGYAGVTIEGIAARAGVAKQTVYRWWKSKTAVLMDAFLQDATEELTPADLGDLTEDLRSYLRQLAQFLSQSDSGAVFRALIAQAQHDPVFAEDFRDRFLNEQRVRDRLPLERAMQRGRLPSSVDVTAETDQLVGPLYYRVLVTGEPIEPEFIDRLVDGFLRRST from the coding sequence ATGGGACGCGCGGTACAAGGCGACGAGGCCATCACTGGCTCGTCCGCAGGGCGGCATCACGGCAACCGGCACGGACGCAGCGCTGCGGCCAGGCAGGCGGTGCTCGAGGCGGCCGACGACCTGCTGGCCGAGAAGGGCTATGCCGGCGTCACGATCGAGGGCATCGCGGCGCGCGCCGGCGTGGCCAAGCAGACCGTGTACCGCTGGTGGAAATCCAAGACCGCAGTCCTCATGGACGCCTTCCTGCAGGACGCGACCGAGGAGCTGACACCGGCCGATCTGGGTGACCTGACCGAGGACTTGCGCTCCTATCTGCGCCAACTGGCGCAATTCCTGAGCCAGTCCGACTCGGGAGCCGTCTTCCGGGCCCTGATCGCACAGGCACAGCATGACCCCGTCTTCGCCGAGGACTTCCGGGACAGGTTCCTCAACGAGCAGCGCGTGCGCGACCGTCTACCGCTGGAGCGCGCCATGCAGCGCGGAAGGCTGCCCAGCAGTGTCGACGTGACCGCCGAGACCGACCAACTCGTGGGTCCGCTCTACTACCGCGTCCTGGTCACCGGCGAACCCATCGAGCCCGAGTTCATCGACCGACTCGTCGACGGGTTCCTGCGACGCTCGACCTGA
- a CDS encoding O-methyltransferase, whose amino-acid sequence MTRTHTLADPRVEAALSQMFARAAHDADAAALAREKLPEGFAPTTPQEQSDAAAEIYMPISAAGGQLLYNLVRAVRPSTVVEFGTSFGISTLYLAAGVRDNGTGRVITTELSRTKIAAARRTFAETGLDDVITVLEGDARHTLRDLDTPADLVLLDGWKDLCLPVLHLLEPRLEPGTLVIADDVDLDSLRPYLSYVRDPANGYQSVTFPVEDGMEISCRL is encoded by the coding sequence ATGACCCGCACACACACCCTCGCCGACCCCCGGGTCGAGGCCGCACTCAGCCAGATGTTCGCGCGCGCAGCACACGACGCAGACGCCGCAGCCCTCGCCAGGGAGAAGCTGCCCGAAGGGTTCGCCCCGACGACGCCACAGGAACAGTCCGACGCCGCGGCGGAGATCTATATGCCGATCTCCGCCGCGGGCGGGCAACTGCTCTACAACCTGGTCCGAGCCGTCCGCCCCAGCACCGTCGTGGAATTCGGCACGTCCTTCGGGATCTCCACGCTGTACCTGGCCGCCGGCGTACGCGACAACGGCACGGGGCGCGTCATCACCACGGAACTGAGCAGGACCAAAATCGCAGCGGCTCGCCGCACCTTCGCCGAGACCGGCCTGGACGACGTGATCACCGTCCTCGAGGGAGACGCCCGGCACACCCTCAGGGACCTCGACACTCCTGCCGATCTCGTCCTGCTCGACGGCTGGAAGGACCTCTGCCTGCCGGTCCTGCACCTGCTGGAGCCTCGCCTCGAACCAGGCACCCTCGTCATCGCCGACGACGTCGATCTCGACAGTCTGCGCCCCTACCTGAGCTACGTCCGCGACCCGGCCAACGGCTACCAGAGCGTGACCTTCCCCGTCGAGGACGGCATGGAGATCAGCTGCCGCCTATGA